One segment of Ziziphus jujuba cultivar Dongzao chromosome 12, ASM3175591v1 DNA contains the following:
- the LOC107410065 gene encoding receptor-like protein 19 isoform X6 has protein sequence MTIPVLVSWLFLMLSIYSSLFGHVVVVVGQCLSHQQSLLLQLKHAIIFNETSSKILVNWNESSDCCTWPGITCDDDGRVIGLKLSNEQISGGIHDNSTLFNLVDLKSLDLSSNEDLQSEMPSRIGNLTNLNYLNLSNSFWFHQIPKTISLLNKLLILDLSYSDEYYCLDQQYDKGSNLSMHMFTNLTRLEELYVGCVNLSASGNEWGQALSSSLPNLRVLSLISCSLSGPIDKSLAKLQYLSVIHLDDNDLLSSKVPKFFANFSNLTTLSLSGCGLYGMFPKEIFQVPTLTILDISRNELLGGSLPEFPLDSDLQSLVLYGTNFSGSLPASIGNLGQLSRLDIYHCQFSGSLPKSMANLTQLVHLDLSSNMFTVPIPSFNMSKILMEINLSNNSLNGNIPSSLFALPSLDSIHLANNQFSGVDEFPNVSSSVLKSIDLRSNKLQVLNSIDLSSNNLRVLKSIDLRSNKLQGTVPSSLFALPSLESIHLGKNQFSRVDEFPNVSSSVLNSIDLSSNNLRGTVPSSLFTLPSLKEIDLANNQFTGVDEFPNVSSSVLNSIDLSSNKLQGTVPSSLFTLPSLEKIDLANNQFTGVDEFQNVSSSVLEYLGLASCKLGVFPYPIKNLALFDLDLSNNQISGEIPNWIWKVAVQLNLSHNQLVGMQEPYSLQNLSSLDLSFNQLHGKIPILPPNAFYIDLSSNNFQSSIPSDIGNNLNAVYVSLSNSGLTGVIPESICKASNLEALDLSNNTLSGKIPTCIFAMDSIVMVKLRRNNLSGPIPDAFPDNCKLEILDLYGNLLTDRIPKSLVNCHPLKVLNLGKNQMLDTFPLFLKRISTLLILILKSNRLHGSITCADNIGGWPVIEIVVVASNNFSGELPFQCLTTWGVMKGDSPFPLPSASHFSYNRAMSSFDYKDVVPVTNKRLEMDLVKVPEGFTCIDFSSNNFSGEIPKQLGLLTYLKVLNLSNNALSGHIPSSFGNMHELESLDLSRNRLNGEIPASLSNLNFLEVLDLSHNQLSGRIPKGTQIQTFSADCFQDNEGLCGPPLTPRCKNDEVDLPPKTSHEASHQNSGNEDIKWDLISAEVGFVVGFGTVIGPLVFSSRWRKRYYDRVEDIAFRILPNLILEKWLSWKMGMRK, from the exons ATGACAATTCCAGTGCTTGTTTCATGGCTTTTCTTGATGTTATCCATTTACTCATCTTTATTCGGTCATGTTGTTGTTGTGGTTGGTCAATGTCTCAGCCATCAACAATCTTTGTTGCTGCAACTCAAGCATGCCATCATCTTCAACGAAACCAGTTCCAAAATTTTGGTGAATTGGAATGAAAGCTCCGATTGTTGTACTTGGCCTGGTATAACCTGTGATGATGATGGACGTGTCATTGGTCTCAAATTGAGCAACGAACAGATATCTGGTGGGATTCATGACAACTCTACACTCTTCAACCTCGTGGACCTCAAGAGCTTGGATTTGTCTTCTAACGAAGACTTGCAATCAGAGATGCCATCAAGGATAGGTAACCTCACAAATTTGAATTATCTGAACTTGTCAAATTCTTTTTGGTTTCATCAAATCCCAAAAACAATATCACTCCTGAATAAGTTACTTATCCTTGATCTATCTTACTCTGATGAATATTACTGTCTTGATCAACAATATGACAAGGGCTCAAATTTGAGCATGCATATGTTTACAAACCTCACAAGACTTGAAGAACTATATGTTGGTTGTGTAAATCTATCAGCATCAGGGAATGAATGGGGCCAGGCTTTATCTTCTTCACTGCCTAATTTGCGAGTATTGAGTTTAATCTCTTGTTCTCTTTCtggtcctattgataagtcgctTGCCAAGCTTCAATACCTATCAGTGATTCATCTAGATGACAACGATCTTTTGTCTTCTAAAGTTCCAAAATTCTTTGcgaatttctcaaatttgactacCTTGTCTCTAAGTGGTTGCGGCTTGTATGGAATGTTTCCTAAAGAGATCTTTCAGGTACCAACACTAACGATTCTTGACATATCGAGGAATGAATTACTTGGTGGTTCTTTGCCAGAATTTCCCCTGGACAGTGATCTTCAAAGTCTGGTGCTTTACGGAACTAATTTCAGTGGGAGTTTGCCTGCTTCTATTGGCAATCTTGGTCAGTTATCCAGATTAGACATTTATCATTGTCAGTTCAGCGGTTCACTTCCAAAGTCCATGGCAAATCTCACCCAACTTGTTCATCTTGATTTATCATCAAACATGTTCACTGTTCCAATTCCATCTTTTAATATGTCCAAGATCTTGATGGAAATAAACCTATCCAATAATTCTCTCAATGGAAACATCCCTTCATCTCTGTTTGCCCTTCCATCATTAGATAGCATTCATCTTGCAAACAATCAATTTAGCGGAGTTGATGAATTTCCAAATGTATCTTCCTCAGTGTTGAAATCCATTGATTTAAGGAGCAACAAACTACAAG TGTTGAATTCCATTGATTTAAGTAGCAACAACCTACGAG TGTTGAAATCCATTGATTTAAGGAGCAACAAACTACAAGGTACTGTTCCATCATCTCTGTTTGCCCTTCCATCATTAGAAAGCATTCATCTTGGAAAGAATCAATTTAGCAGAGTTGATGAATTTCCAAATGTATCTTCCTCAGTGTTGAATTCCATTGATTTAAGTAGCAACAACCTACGAGGTACTGTTCCATCATCTCTGTTTACCCTTCCATCATTAAAAGAAATTGATCTTGCAAACAATCAATTTACTGGAGTTGATGAATTTCCAAATGTATCTTCCTCAGTGTTGAACTCCATTGATTTAAGTAGCAACAAACTACAAGGTACTGTTCCATCATCTCTGTTTACCCTTCCATCATTAGAAAAAATTGATCTTGCAAACAATCAATTTACTGGAGTTGATGAATTTCAAAATGTATCTTCCTCAGTGTTGGAATATTTAGGCCTTGCTTCTTGCAAACTTGGAGTGTTTCCTTATCCAATTAAAAACCTTGCTCTGTTTGATTTGGACCTTTCAAACAACCAAATTTCTGGGGAGATACCTAACTGGATTTGGAAAGTTGCCGTACAATTGAATCTTTCACATAATCAACTGGTAGGCATGCAAGAACCATATTCTCTTCAAAATCTTAGTAGTCTTGATCTTAGTTTTAACCAACTCCACGGGAAGATACCCATTCTACCACCAAATGCTTTCTACATAGATTTGTCTAGCAATAACTTTCAATCTTCCATTCCATCTGACATTGGTAATAACCTCAATGCTGTATATGTATCCCTCTCAAACAGTGGCCTTACAGGAGTTATACCTGAATCAATATGCAAAGCAAGTAACCTAGAAGCTCTCGACCTGTCCAACAACACTTTGAGTGGCAAAATACCAACGTGCATTTTTGCCATGGATTCAATTGTCATGGTGAAACTTCGAAGGAACAACTTGAGCGGCCCAATTCCTGATGCATTTCCGGATAATTGCAAATTAGAGATCCTAGATCTCTATGGAAACTTACTCACAGATAGGATTCCAAAATCTCTGGTCAACTGTCATCCTTTGAAGGTTTTAAACCTTGGGAAAAATCAAATGCTGGAcacttttccactatttttgaaaagaatatcTACATTGCTCATCCTTATTTTGAAATCAAATAGATTGCATGGCAGCATTACATGTGCTGACAACATTGGCGGTTGGCCAGTGATTGAAATTGTGGTTGTAGCTTCCAACAATTTCAGTGGTGAACTACCATTTCAATGCTTAACAACATGGGGTGTAATGAAAGGTGATTCACCATTTCCATTGCCATCCGCATCCCACTTTAGTTATAACAGAGCAATGAGTAGTTTTGACTATAAAGATGTAGTACCAGTTACCAACAAACGTCTAGAAATGGACCTGGTAAAGGTACCCGAGGGATTCACTTGCATTGACTTTTCAAGCAACAACTTCTCTGGTGAAATCCCAAAACAACTGGGACTACTCACATATCTGAAGGTACTCAACTTGTCCAATAATGCTCTCAGCGGTCATATCCCATCATCTTTTGGCAACATGCATGAGTTGGAGTCATTAGACCTCTCGAGGAATCGTCTGAATGGAGAAATCCCAGCATCACTTTCGAATTTGAATTTCCTTGAAGTCCTAGACCTGTCGCATAATCAGCTTTCTGGAAGAATCCCCAAGGGTACTCAAATTCAAACCTTTTCAGCTGATTGTTTTCAGGATAATGAAGGATTATGTGGGCCTCCTTTGACACCACGTTGCAAAAATGATGAGGTTGATCTGCCACCAAAAACATCTCATGAAGCCAGTCATCAAAACTCTGGCAACGAAGACATCAAATGGGATCTAATAAGTGCCGAAGTTGGTTTTGTTGTTGGATTTGGAACTGTGATTGGGCCTCTTGTGTTTTCCAGCAGATGGAGGAAGCGCTATTACGACCGTGTTGAGGACATTGCGTTTAGGATTTTACCTAATCTGATTCTTGAGAAATGGTTGTCATGGAAGATGGGAATGCGAAAATAA
- the LOC107410065 gene encoding receptor-like protein 19 isoform X1: protein MTIPVLVSWLFLMLSIYSSLFGHVVVVVGQCLSHQQSLLLQLKHAIIFNETSSKILVNWNESSDCCTWPGITCDDDGRVIGLKLSNEQISGGIHDNSTLFNLVDLKSLDLSSNEDLQSEMPSRIGNLTNLNYLNLSNSFWFHQIPKTISLLNKLLILDLSYSDEYYCLDQQYDKGSNLSMHMFTNLTRLEELYVGCVNLSASGNEWGQALSSSLPNLRVLSLISCSLSGPIDKSLAKLQYLSVIHLDDNDLLSSKVPKFFANFSNLTTLSLSGCGLYGMFPKEIFQVPTLTILDISRNELLGGSLPEFPLDSDLQSLVLYGTNFSGSLPASIGNLGQLSRLDIYHCQFSGSLPKSMANLTQLVHLDLSSNMFTVPIPSFNMSKILMEINLSNNSLNGNIPSSLFALPSLDSIHLANNQFSGVDEFPNVSSSVLKSIDLRSNKLQGTVPSSLFALPSLESIHLGKNQFSRVDEFPNVSSSVLNSIDLSSNNLRVLKSIDLRSNKLQGTVPSSLFALPSLESIHLGKNQFSRVDEFPNVSSSVLNSIDLSSNNLRGTVPSSLFTLPSLKEIDLANNQFTGVDEFPNVSSSVLNSIDLSSNKLQGTVPSSLFTLPSLEKIDLANNQFTGVDEFQNVSSSVLEYLGLASCKLGVFPYPIKNLALFDLDLSNNQISGEIPNWIWKVAVQLNLSHNQLVGMQEPYSLQNLSSLDLSFNQLHGKIPILPPNAFYIDLSSNNFQSSIPSDIGNNLNAVYVSLSNSGLTGVIPESICKASNLEALDLSNNTLSGKIPTCIFAMDSIVMVKLRRNNLSGPIPDAFPDNCKLEILDLYGNLLTDRIPKSLVNCHPLKVLNLGKNQMLDTFPLFLKRISTLLILILKSNRLHGSITCADNIGGWPVIEIVVVASNNFSGELPFQCLTTWGVMKGDSPFPLPSASHFSYNRAMSSFDYKDVVPVTNKRLEMDLVKVPEGFTCIDFSSNNFSGEIPKQLGLLTYLKVLNLSNNALSGHIPSSFGNMHELESLDLSRNRLNGEIPASLSNLNFLEVLDLSHNQLSGRIPKGTQIQTFSADCFQDNEGLCGPPLTPRCKNDEVDLPPKTSHEASHQNSGNEDIKWDLISAEVGFVVGFGTVIGPLVFSSRWRKRYYDRVEDIAFRILPNLILEKWLSWKMGMRK from the exons ATGACAATTCCAGTGCTTGTTTCATGGCTTTTCTTGATGTTATCCATTTACTCATCTTTATTCGGTCATGTTGTTGTTGTGGTTGGTCAATGTCTCAGCCATCAACAATCTTTGTTGCTGCAACTCAAGCATGCCATCATCTTCAACGAAACCAGTTCCAAAATTTTGGTGAATTGGAATGAAAGCTCCGATTGTTGTACTTGGCCTGGTATAACCTGTGATGATGATGGACGTGTCATTGGTCTCAAATTGAGCAACGAACAGATATCTGGTGGGATTCATGACAACTCTACACTCTTCAACCTCGTGGACCTCAAGAGCTTGGATTTGTCTTCTAACGAAGACTTGCAATCAGAGATGCCATCAAGGATAGGTAACCTCACAAATTTGAATTATCTGAACTTGTCAAATTCTTTTTGGTTTCATCAAATCCCAAAAACAATATCACTCCTGAATAAGTTACTTATCCTTGATCTATCTTACTCTGATGAATATTACTGTCTTGATCAACAATATGACAAGGGCTCAAATTTGAGCATGCATATGTTTACAAACCTCACAAGACTTGAAGAACTATATGTTGGTTGTGTAAATCTATCAGCATCAGGGAATGAATGGGGCCAGGCTTTATCTTCTTCACTGCCTAATTTGCGAGTATTGAGTTTAATCTCTTGTTCTCTTTCtggtcctattgataagtcgctTGCCAAGCTTCAATACCTATCAGTGATTCATCTAGATGACAACGATCTTTTGTCTTCTAAAGTTCCAAAATTCTTTGcgaatttctcaaatttgactacCTTGTCTCTAAGTGGTTGCGGCTTGTATGGAATGTTTCCTAAAGAGATCTTTCAGGTACCAACACTAACGATTCTTGACATATCGAGGAATGAATTACTTGGTGGTTCTTTGCCAGAATTTCCCCTGGACAGTGATCTTCAAAGTCTGGTGCTTTACGGAACTAATTTCAGTGGGAGTTTGCCTGCTTCTATTGGCAATCTTGGTCAGTTATCCAGATTAGACATTTATCATTGTCAGTTCAGCGGTTCACTTCCAAAGTCCATGGCAAATCTCACCCAACTTGTTCATCTTGATTTATCATCAAACATGTTCACTGTTCCAATTCCATCTTTTAATATGTCCAAGATCTTGATGGAAATAAACCTATCCAATAATTCTCTCAATGGAAACATCCCTTCATCTCTGTTTGCCCTTCCATCATTAGATAGCATTCATCTTGCAAACAATCAATTTAGCGGAGTTGATGAATTTCCAAATGTATCTTCCTCAGTGTTGAAATCCATTGATTTAAGGAGCAACAAACTACAAGGTACTGTTCCATCATCTTTGTTTGCCCTTCCATCATTAGAAAGCATTCATCTTGGAAAGAATCAATTTAGCAGAGTTGATGAATTTCCAAATGTATCTTCCTCAGTGTTGAATTCCATTGATTTAAGTAGCAACAACCTACGAG TGTTGAAATCCATTGATTTAAGGAGCAACAAACTACAAGGTACTGTTCCATCATCTCTGTTTGCCCTTCCATCATTAGAAAGCATTCATCTTGGAAAGAATCAATTTAGCAGAGTTGATGAATTTCCAAATGTATCTTCCTCAGTGTTGAATTCCATTGATTTAAGTAGCAACAACCTACGAGGTACTGTTCCATCATCTCTGTTTACCCTTCCATCATTAAAAGAAATTGATCTTGCAAACAATCAATTTACTGGAGTTGATGAATTTCCAAATGTATCTTCCTCAGTGTTGAACTCCATTGATTTAAGTAGCAACAAACTACAAGGTACTGTTCCATCATCTCTGTTTACCCTTCCATCATTAGAAAAAATTGATCTTGCAAACAATCAATTTACTGGAGTTGATGAATTTCAAAATGTATCTTCCTCAGTGTTGGAATATTTAGGCCTTGCTTCTTGCAAACTTGGAGTGTTTCCTTATCCAATTAAAAACCTTGCTCTGTTTGATTTGGACCTTTCAAACAACCAAATTTCTGGGGAGATACCTAACTGGATTTGGAAAGTTGCCGTACAATTGAATCTTTCACATAATCAACTGGTAGGCATGCAAGAACCATATTCTCTTCAAAATCTTAGTAGTCTTGATCTTAGTTTTAACCAACTCCACGGGAAGATACCCATTCTACCACCAAATGCTTTCTACATAGATTTGTCTAGCAATAACTTTCAATCTTCCATTCCATCTGACATTGGTAATAACCTCAATGCTGTATATGTATCCCTCTCAAACAGTGGCCTTACAGGAGTTATACCTGAATCAATATGCAAAGCAAGTAACCTAGAAGCTCTCGACCTGTCCAACAACACTTTGAGTGGCAAAATACCAACGTGCATTTTTGCCATGGATTCAATTGTCATGGTGAAACTTCGAAGGAACAACTTGAGCGGCCCAATTCCTGATGCATTTCCGGATAATTGCAAATTAGAGATCCTAGATCTCTATGGAAACTTACTCACAGATAGGATTCCAAAATCTCTGGTCAACTGTCATCCTTTGAAGGTTTTAAACCTTGGGAAAAATCAAATGCTGGAcacttttccactatttttgaaaagaatatcTACATTGCTCATCCTTATTTTGAAATCAAATAGATTGCATGGCAGCATTACATGTGCTGACAACATTGGCGGTTGGCCAGTGATTGAAATTGTGGTTGTAGCTTCCAACAATTTCAGTGGTGAACTACCATTTCAATGCTTAACAACATGGGGTGTAATGAAAGGTGATTCACCATTTCCATTGCCATCCGCATCCCACTTTAGTTATAACAGAGCAATGAGTAGTTTTGACTATAAAGATGTAGTACCAGTTACCAACAAACGTCTAGAAATGGACCTGGTAAAGGTACCCGAGGGATTCACTTGCATTGACTTTTCAAGCAACAACTTCTCTGGTGAAATCCCAAAACAACTGGGACTACTCACATATCTGAAGGTACTCAACTTGTCCAATAATGCTCTCAGCGGTCATATCCCATCATCTTTTGGCAACATGCATGAGTTGGAGTCATTAGACCTCTCGAGGAATCGTCTGAATGGAGAAATCCCAGCATCACTTTCGAATTTGAATTTCCTTGAAGTCCTAGACCTGTCGCATAATCAGCTTTCTGGAAGAATCCCCAAGGGTACTCAAATTCAAACCTTTTCAGCTGATTGTTTTCAGGATAATGAAGGATTATGTGGGCCTCCTTTGACACCACGTTGCAAAAATGATGAGGTTGATCTGCCACCAAAAACATCTCATGAAGCCAGTCATCAAAACTCTGGCAACGAAGACATCAAATGGGATCTAATAAGTGCCGAAGTTGGTTTTGTTGTTGGATTTGGAACTGTGATTGGGCCTCTTGTGTTTTCCAGCAGATGGAGGAAGCGCTATTACGACCGTGTTGAGGACATTGCGTTTAGGATTTTACCTAATCTGATTCTTGAGAAATGGTTGTCATGGAAGATGGGAATGCGAAAATAA
- the LOC107410065 gene encoding receptor-like protein 35 isoform X4, protein MTIPVLVSWLFLMLSIYSSLFGHVVVVVGQCLSHQQSLLLQLKHAIIFNETSSKILVNWNESSDCCTWPGITCDDDGRVIGLKLSNEQISGGIHDNSTLFNLVDLKSLDLSSNEDLQSEMPSRIGNLTNLNYLNLSNSFWFHQIPKTISLLNKLLILDLSYSDEYYCLDQQYDKGSNLSMHMFTNLTRLEELYVGCVNLSASGNEWGQALSSSLPNLRVLSLISCSLSGPIDKSLAKLQYLSVIHLDDNDLLSSKVPKFFANFSNLTTLSLSGCGLYGMFPKEIFQVPTLTILDISRNELLGGSLPEFPLDSDLQSLVLYGTNFSGSLPASIGNLGQLSRLDIYHCQFSGSLPKSMANLTQLVHLDLSSNMFTVPIPSFNMSKILMEINLSNNSLNGNIPSSLFALPSLDSIHLANNQFSGVDEFPNVSSSVLKSIDLRSNKLQGTVPSSLFALPSLESIHLGKNQFSRVDEFPNVSSSVLNSIDLSSNNLRGTVPSSLFTLPSLEEIDLANNQFTGVDEFSNVSSSVLKSIDLRSNKLQGTVPSSLFALPSLESIHLGKNQFSRVDEFPNVSSSVLNSIDLSSNNLRGTVPSSLFTLPSLKEIDLANNQFTGVDEFPNVSSSVLNSIDLSSNKLQVLEYLGLASCKLGVFPYPIKNLALFDLDLSNNQISGEIPNWIWKVAVQLNLSHNQLVGMQEPYSLQNLSSLDLSFNQLHGKIPILPPNAFYIDLSSNNFQSSIPSDIGNNLNAVYVSLSNSGLTGVIPESICKASNLEALDLSNNTLSGKIPTCIFAMDSIVMVKLRRNNLSGPIPDAFPDNCKLEILDLYGNLLTDRIPKSLVNCHPLKVLNLGKNQMLDTFPLFLKRISTLLILILKSNRLHGSITCADNIGGWPVIEIVVVASNNFSGELPFQCLTTWGVMKGDSPFPLPSASHFSYNRAMSSFDYKDVVPVTNKRLEMDLVKVPEGFTCIDFSSNNFSGEIPKQLGLLTYLKVLNLSNNALSGHIPSSFGNMHELESLDLSRNRLNGEIPASLSNLNFLEVLDLSHNQLSGRIPKGTQIQTFSADCFQDNEGLCGPPLTPRCKNDEVDLPPKTSHEASHQNSGNEDIKWDLISAEVGFVVGFGTVIGPLVFSSRWRKRYYDRVEDIAFRILPNLILEKWLSWKMGMRK, encoded by the exons ATGACAATTCCAGTGCTTGTTTCATGGCTTTTCTTGATGTTATCCATTTACTCATCTTTATTCGGTCATGTTGTTGTTGTGGTTGGTCAATGTCTCAGCCATCAACAATCTTTGTTGCTGCAACTCAAGCATGCCATCATCTTCAACGAAACCAGTTCCAAAATTTTGGTGAATTGGAATGAAAGCTCCGATTGTTGTACTTGGCCTGGTATAACCTGTGATGATGATGGACGTGTCATTGGTCTCAAATTGAGCAACGAACAGATATCTGGTGGGATTCATGACAACTCTACACTCTTCAACCTCGTGGACCTCAAGAGCTTGGATTTGTCTTCTAACGAAGACTTGCAATCAGAGATGCCATCAAGGATAGGTAACCTCACAAATTTGAATTATCTGAACTTGTCAAATTCTTTTTGGTTTCATCAAATCCCAAAAACAATATCACTCCTGAATAAGTTACTTATCCTTGATCTATCTTACTCTGATGAATATTACTGTCTTGATCAACAATATGACAAGGGCTCAAATTTGAGCATGCATATGTTTACAAACCTCACAAGACTTGAAGAACTATATGTTGGTTGTGTAAATCTATCAGCATCAGGGAATGAATGGGGCCAGGCTTTATCTTCTTCACTGCCTAATTTGCGAGTATTGAGTTTAATCTCTTGTTCTCTTTCtggtcctattgataagtcgctTGCCAAGCTTCAATACCTATCAGTGATTCATCTAGATGACAACGATCTTTTGTCTTCTAAAGTTCCAAAATTCTTTGcgaatttctcaaatttgactacCTTGTCTCTAAGTGGTTGCGGCTTGTATGGAATGTTTCCTAAAGAGATCTTTCAGGTACCAACACTAACGATTCTTGACATATCGAGGAATGAATTACTTGGTGGTTCTTTGCCAGAATTTCCCCTGGACAGTGATCTTCAAAGTCTGGTGCTTTACGGAACTAATTTCAGTGGGAGTTTGCCTGCTTCTATTGGCAATCTTGGTCAGTTATCCAGATTAGACATTTATCATTGTCAGTTCAGCGGTTCACTTCCAAAGTCCATGGCAAATCTCACCCAACTTGTTCATCTTGATTTATCATCAAACATGTTCACTGTTCCAATTCCATCTTTTAATATGTCCAAGATCTTGATGGAAATAAACCTATCCAATAATTCTCTCAATGGAAACATCCCTTCATCTCTGTTTGCCCTTCCATCATTAGATAGCATTCATCTTGCAAACAATCAATTTAGCGGAGTTGATGAATTTCCAAATGTATCTTCCTCAGTGTTGAAATCCATTGATTTAAGGAGCAACAAACTACAAGGTACTGTTCCATCATCTTTGTTTGCCCTTCCATCATTAGAAAGCATTCATCTTGGAAAGAATCAATTTAGCAGAGTTGATGAATTTCCAAATGTATCTTCCTCAGTGTTGAATTCCATTGATTTAAGTAGCAACAACCTACGAGGTACTGTTCCATCATCTCTGTTTACCCTTCCATCATTAGAAGAAATTGATCTTGCAAACAATCAATTTACCGGAGTTGATGAATTTTCAAATGTATCTTCCTCAGTGTTGAAATCCATTGATTTAAGGAGCAACAAACTACAAGGTACTGTTCCATCATCTCTGTTTGCCCTTCCATCATTAGAAAGCATTCATCTTGGAAAGAATCAATTTAGCAGAGTTGATGAATTTCCAAATGTATCTTCCTCAGTGTTGAATTCCATTGATTTAAGTAGCAACAACCTACGAGGTACTGTTCCATCATCTCTGTTTACCCTTCCATCATTAAAAGAAATTGATCTTGCAAACAATCAATTTACTGGAGTTGATGAATTTCCAAATGTATCTTCCTCAGTGTTGAACTCCATTGATTTAAGTAGCAACAAACTACAAG TGTTGGAATATTTAGGCCTTGCTTCTTGCAAACTTGGAGTGTTTCCTTATCCAATTAAAAACCTTGCTCTGTTTGATTTGGACCTTTCAAACAACCAAATTTCTGGGGAGATACCTAACTGGATTTGGAAAGTTGCCGTACAATTGAATCTTTCACATAATCAACTGGTAGGCATGCAAGAACCATATTCTCTTCAAAATCTTAGTAGTCTTGATCTTAGTTTTAACCAACTCCACGGGAAGATACCCATTCTACCACCAAATGCTTTCTACATAGATTTGTCTAGCAATAACTTTCAATCTTCCATTCCATCTGACATTGGTAATAACCTCAATGCTGTATATGTATCCCTCTCAAACAGTGGCCTTACAGGAGTTATACCTGAATCAATATGCAAAGCAAGTAACCTAGAAGCTCTCGACCTGTCCAACAACACTTTGAGTGGCAAAATACCAACGTGCATTTTTGCCATGGATTCAATTGTCATGGTGAAACTTCGAAGGAACAACTTGAGCGGCCCAATTCCTGATGCATTTCCGGATAATTGCAAATTAGAGATCCTAGATCTCTATGGAAACTTACTCACAGATAGGATTCCAAAATCTCTGGTCAACTGTCATCCTTTGAAGGTTTTAAACCTTGGGAAAAATCAAATGCTGGAcacttttccactatttttgaaaagaatatcTACATTGCTCATCCTTATTTTGAAATCAAATAGATTGCATGGCAGCATTACATGTGCTGACAACATTGGCGGTTGGCCAGTGATTGAAATTGTGGTTGTAGCTTCCAACAATTTCAGTGGTGAACTACCATTTCAATGCTTAACAACATGGGGTGTAATGAAAGGTGATTCACCATTTCCATTGCCATCCGCATCCCACTTTAGTTATAACAGAGCAATGAGTAGTTTTGACTATAAAGATGTAGTACCAGTTACCAACAAACGTCTAGAAATGGACCTGGTAAAGGTACCCGAGGGATTCACTTGCATTGACTTTTCAAGCAACAACTTCTCTGGTGAAATCCCAAAACAACTGGGACTACTCACATATCTGAAGGTACTCAACTTGTCCAATAATGCTCTCAGCGGTCATATCCCATCATCTTTTGGCAACATGCATGAGTTGGAGTCATTAGACCTCTCGAGGAATCGTCTGAATGGAGAAATCCCAGCATCACTTTCGAATTTGAATTTCCTTGAAGTCCTAGACCTGTCGCATAATCAGCTTTCTGGAAGAATCCCCAAGGGTACTCAAATTCAAACCTTTTCAGCTGATTGTTTTCAGGATAATGAAGGATTATGTGGGCCTCCTTTGACACCACGTTGCAAAAATGATGAGGTTGATCTGCCACCAAAAACATCTCATGAAGCCAGTCATCAAAACTCTGGCAACGAAGACATCAAATGGGATCTAATAAGTGCCGAAGTTGGTTTTGTTGTTGGATTTGGAACTGTGATTGGGCCTCTTGTGTTTTCCAGCAGATGGAGGAAGCGCTATTACGACCGTGTTGAGGACATTGCGTTTAGGATTTTACCTAATCTGATTCTTGAGAAATGGTTGTCATGGAAGATGGGAATGCGAAAATAA